A section of the Petrimonas sulfuriphila genome encodes:
- the deoC gene encoding deoxyribose-phosphate aldolase, with product MNTTNKYTDALKKYPFTLSDTQITESINKIIADGFSGNNTQEVYRKIYSCIDLTTLNSTDSREEVWKFTEKVNAFEDIHPELQNVASICVYPNFAKTVKEALTVDVNIACVSGGFPNSQTFSEVKIAETALAVADGADEIDTVINLGLFLDKEYEEMCEELTEIKDACHGATLKVILETGALKSAENIHKASVLSLYSGADFLKTSTGKGYSGASPEAAYVMCNVIKSYYEKTGNKAGFKVSGGVSSVEDAVKYYTLVKEILGEEWCSPTLFRIGASRLSDNLLNAIKED from the coding sequence ATGAATACTACAAACAAATACACCGATGCGCTAAAAAAATATCCGTTTACCCTTTCGGATACTCAGATAACAGAATCCATCAACAAAATCATTGCTGATGGATTCAGCGGAAACAATACGCAGGAAGTATACCGGAAAATCTATTCCTGCATCGATCTTACAACACTCAATTCTACTGATTCCAGGGAAGAGGTATGGAAATTCACGGAGAAAGTGAACGCTTTTGAAGACATACACCCTGAATTACAGAATGTTGCATCTATTTGTGTATATCCAAACTTCGCCAAAACCGTAAAAGAAGCATTGACCGTTGATGTCAACATCGCCTGTGTATCGGGGGGGTTCCCCAACTCTCAAACCTTTTCGGAAGTGAAAATAGCGGAAACTGCACTTGCCGTGGCAGACGGAGCCGACGAAATAGACACTGTCATCAATCTTGGACTTTTTCTGGACAAGGAATACGAGGAAATGTGTGAAGAACTTACGGAGATAAAGGACGCGTGCCACGGGGCAACTCTGAAGGTCATTCTCGAAACCGGAGCCTTGAAATCGGCAGAGAATATTCATAAGGCCTCCGTCCTATCGCTCTACTCAGGTGCGGATTTCTTAAAAACATCCACGGGAAAGGGATATTCCGGCGCCTCTCCGGAAGCTGCCTACGTAATGTGCAACGTCATTAAGTCCTATTACGAAAAAACCGGGAACAAAGCCGGATTTAAGGTTTCCGGCGGTGTGTCTTCTGTAGAAGATGCGGTAAAATATTATACCCTTGTAAAAGAAATTCTGGGTGAAGAATGGTGCTCCCCTACCCTCTTCCGTATCGGTGCAAGCCGCCTGTCCGATAACTTGCTAAATGCAATAAAAGAGGATTAA
- a CDS encoding nucleotide pyrophosphohydrolase has product MTIQEAQQLVDKWIKTYGVRYFSELTNLAILTEEVGELARIMARKYGEQSFKESDMEKNLADEMADVLWVLLCLANQTGVDLTDALKKNIEKKTKRDKNRHKKNTKL; this is encoded by the coding sequence ATGACCATTCAGGAAGCACAACAACTAGTAGACAAGTGGATCAAGACCTACGGGGTTCGTTATTTCAGCGAACTTACCAATTTGGCCATTCTCACCGAAGAAGTGGGGGAATTGGCGCGAATTATGGCACGTAAGTACGGTGAACAATCGTTTAAAGAGTCCGATATGGAGAAAAACCTTGCCGATGAGATGGCGGATGTATTGTGGGTATTGCTATGCCTGGCCAATCAAACCGGAGTAGATTTAACGGATGCTTTGAAAAAAAACATCGAGAAAAAAACAAAAAGAGACAAGAACAGGCACAAAAAAAATACTAAATTATAA
- the dtd gene encoding D-tyrosyl-tRNA(Tyr) deacylase translates to MRLLIQRVSEALVTINNRKKSSIKKGLLLLVGIEESDTKEDIDFMCKKTIYLRIFDDENGVMNKSILETDGEILVVSQFTLLASTKKGNRPSYIRAAKPDVSIPLYRQFCITLSEMLGKPVQTGEFGADMQVQLINDGPVTIWIDSKMRE, encoded by the coding sequence ATGCGTTTATTGATTCAACGAGTATCTGAAGCATTGGTAACGATTAACAACCGAAAAAAGAGCTCCATTAAAAAAGGACTGCTGCTCCTGGTAGGAATAGAAGAATCCGATACAAAAGAAGATATCGATTTTATGTGTAAAAAGACCATTTATTTACGTATATTTGACGATGAAAACGGTGTGATGAACAAATCGATCTTAGAAACCGATGGGGAAATTTTAGTGGTCTCCCAGTTTACCCTTCTCGCAAGCACAAAGAAAGGGAATCGTCCTTCCTATATTCGTGCTGCCAAGCCCGATGTGTCCATACCGCTGTACAGACAATTTTGCATAACATTGTCGGAAATGCTGGGAAAACCGGTGCAAACCGGCGAATTTGGTGCGGATATGCAGGTTCAGCTTATTAACGACGGTCCCGTGACCATTTGGATAGATTCGAAAATGAGAGAATAA
- the uvrC gene encoding excinuclease ABC subunit UvrC yields MTQEIRDTLRILPQGPGCYQFLDEKGRIIYVGKAKNLKKRVSSYFNKHQENPKTRILVRNIRQIKYIVVNTEEDTFLLENNLIKELKPRYNVMLKDDKSYPSIVIKNEFFPRVFKTRNIVKDGSKYFGPYTSVAAVDTLIEVFRKIYKVRTCRLNLTPENISAGKFKVCLEYHIKRCDAPCVGYQSLENYNKNIAEITEILKGNISLIEKQITIEMQHYSDELRFEEAQRLKEKLLLIRNFREKSQVISNVHYNLDVYGFAEDENTAYINYLHVVNGGIIQAYTFEYKKKLDETPEELLGLGIVEMRQRFGSESKEIMVPFIPDLILSGVEFIVPLRGDKRKLLDLSEKNVKQFKVDKLKKSEMLNPEQRTTRILKTVQKDLHLKEMPWHIECFDNSNIQGTNPVAACVVFKKAKPSKKDYRHFNIKTVVGPDDYASMAEIIHRRYSRAVNEGHSLPQLIVIDGGKGQLHAATESLQKIGLYGKIAIIGIAKRLEEIYFPEDSVPLYIDKNSETLKLIQQLRDEAHRFGITHHRNRRSKSQVTSELDQIKGVGKETKKKLLSHFKSVKRIKEAREEEIASVVGKSKGKLITDFFKEK; encoded by the coding sequence ATGACACAAGAGATACGGGATACACTAAGAATACTTCCTCAGGGGCCGGGCTGCTACCAATTTTTAGACGAAAAAGGCAGAATAATCTATGTGGGCAAAGCCAAGAACCTGAAGAAAAGAGTATCCTCGTATTTCAATAAACACCAGGAAAACCCCAAAACCCGCATCCTCGTCCGGAATATCCGACAGATAAAATACATCGTGGTCAATACGGAAGAAGATACATTTCTTCTCGAGAACAACCTTATCAAGGAACTGAAGCCACGATACAACGTGATGCTAAAGGACGATAAATCCTACCCTTCCATAGTTATTAAAAACGAATTTTTCCCACGGGTTTTTAAAACAAGAAATATCGTAAAGGATGGCTCAAAATACTTTGGCCCGTACACCTCCGTTGCTGCGGTCGACACCCTGATTGAAGTTTTTCGAAAAATTTACAAAGTAAGAACCTGCAGGCTCAATTTAACTCCCGAAAACATCTCCGCGGGCAAATTCAAGGTTTGCCTCGAATACCACATTAAACGATGCGATGCTCCCTGCGTTGGATATCAATCGCTGGAAAATTACAACAAAAACATTGCAGAGATTACCGAAATTCTGAAAGGAAACATCTCCCTTATCGAAAAGCAAATAACGATTGAAATGCAGCACTACTCCGATGAGCTCCGTTTTGAAGAAGCACAGCGGCTCAAAGAGAAGCTTCTGCTGATCCGGAATTTCAGGGAGAAATCGCAAGTGATAAGCAATGTTCATTATAACTTGGATGTCTATGGATTTGCAGAAGACGAAAATACTGCTTACATCAACTATCTCCACGTGGTGAATGGCGGTATAATCCAGGCGTACACTTTTGAATACAAGAAAAAACTGGATGAGACACCCGAAGAACTGTTGGGGTTAGGAATTGTGGAAATGCGTCAACGCTTCGGCAGTGAATCAAAAGAGATCATGGTCCCCTTCATTCCTGATCTTATTCTTTCCGGAGTTGAATTTATCGTCCCTCTGCGGGGAGACAAGCGAAAACTCCTGGACCTTTCCGAGAAGAACGTCAAGCAGTTTAAAGTAGACAAACTGAAAAAGTCAGAGATGCTGAATCCGGAACAGCGAACCACACGAATTTTAAAGACGGTTCAGAAAGATCTGCACCTGAAAGAGATGCCGTGGCACATCGAATGTTTTGACAATTCAAACATTCAAGGCACAAATCCCGTGGCAGCATGCGTGGTTTTCAAAAAAGCAAAGCCATCGAAAAAAGATTACCGCCATTTCAACATTAAGACCGTCGTAGGGCCCGATGATTACGCCTCGATGGCCGAAATTATTCACAGACGCTATTCTCGTGCAGTTAACGAAGGTCATTCTTTGCCTCAACTCATTGTAATTGACGGCGGTAAAGGGCAACTCCACGCTGCAACAGAATCGCTTCAGAAAATTGGACTTTACGGCAAGATCGCCATTATTGGAATTGCGAAGCGGTTGGAAGAAATTTATTTTCCTGAAGACTCCGTCCCACTCTACATTGACAAAAATTCTGAAACACTAAAACTCATTCAGCAACTTCGCGACGAAGCTCACCGTTTCGGTATTACCCATCACCGAAACAGAAGAAGTAAATCGCAAGTGACTTCCGAACTGGATCAAATAAAAGGAGTCGGAAAAGAGACCAAAAAGAAACTTCTTTCACACTTTAAAAGCGTGAAGCGTATAAAAGAAGCCCGAGAAGAAGAAATTGCTTCAGTTGTCGGAAAAAGTAAAGGAAAACTCATTACCGATTTTTTTAAAGAAAAATAA
- a CDS encoding adenine phosphoribosyltransferase: MSIETLTAAVRNIPDFPIKGIQFKDITTLFQSPSHLRELSDILYERYKKKGITKVVGIESRGFFMGPQLAVRLNAGFVPIRKPGKLPYKVIEEKYTKEYGEDTIQIHEDALTKEDVVLIHDDLLATGGTMVAAHKLVKKMEVKKIYINFLIELEALHGRSLFPDEVELDTILRFEI, translated from the coding sequence ATGAGTATCGAAACATTAACCGCTGCTGTCAGGAACATCCCTGACTTTCCCATTAAAGGAATACAATTCAAGGACATCACTACGCTGTTCCAGTCGCCATCGCATTTAAGAGAATTGTCCGACATTCTTTACGAAAGGTATAAAAAAAAAGGCATTACCAAGGTGGTAGGTATTGAATCCAGGGGTTTTTTCATGGGGCCTCAATTGGCAGTACGGTTAAACGCAGGATTTGTTCCCATTCGTAAACCGGGTAAACTTCCTTACAAGGTTATCGAAGAAAAGTATACCAAGGAGTATGGAGAAGACACCATCCAAATTCACGAAGATGCACTAACAAAAGAGGACGTTGTTTTGATTCACGACGATTTGTTGGCTACCGGAGGGACAATGGTAGCTGCCCATAAACTGGTGAAAAAAATGGAAGTTAAGAAAATTTACATCAATTTTCTGATAGAACTGGAAGCACTCCACGGACGCTCCCTGTTCCCCGATGAGGTGGAATTGGATACGATTCTGAGATTTGAAATATGA
- the mnmG gene encoding tRNA uridine-5-carboxymethylaminomethyl(34) synthesis enzyme MnmG yields MDFKYDIIVVGAGHAGCEAAAAAANLGSKTLLITMDMNKIAQMSCNPAVGGIAKGQIVREIDALGGQMGIVSDRTAIQFRMLNRSKGPAMWSPRVQSDRAKFIQEWRSIIENTPHLHVWQDTVTQLFFQDGEVAGVKTRMGVEFTAKSVVLTNGTFLNGLIHIGSVQIGGGRMSEPASFGMTEQLQAIGFKTDRMKTGTPVRIDGRSVDFSLLEEQKGDDDFHKFSYLDNIQRELTQRSCWITYTSEAVHNLLREGLNDSPLYNGQIQSIGPRYCPSIETKIVTFSDKTSHQLFLEPEGETTHEYYLNGFSSSLPLQIQLNALQAVPAFKNVHIFRPGYAIEYDFFDPRQLNPTLETKRVKNLFFAGQINGTTGYEEAGGQGIVAGINAHINCHGGNPFTLRRDEAYIGVLIDDLITKGVDEPYRMFTSRAEYRILLRQDNADERLTQRAYDLGLASSERMILLAEKRKEVDRIIDFVRSFSIKADRINPYLEALNTAPLKHGVKLIDLLTRPHIDLETMSREITPLKELLSNIKNRKEEIIESADIKIKYEGYIKREKLMADKINRLEDIRIKDKFNYNGIQSLSTEARQKLTSINPETIAQASRIPGVSPNDISVLLVLLGR; encoded by the coding sequence ATGGATTTCAAGTACGACATAATTGTGGTGGGCGCCGGACACGCCGGATGCGAAGCCGCTGCCGCCGCCGCAAATTTGGGCTCAAAAACGTTGTTGATAACAATGGATATGAATAAAATCGCCCAAATGAGCTGCAACCCTGCGGTTGGAGGTATTGCAAAAGGACAGATTGTGCGTGAAATTGATGCGTTGGGCGGACAGATGGGTATTGTAAGCGACAGAACAGCTATCCAGTTCCGTATGCTTAATCGTTCCAAAGGGCCTGCCATGTGGAGTCCTCGTGTACAAAGCGACCGGGCAAAATTCATCCAGGAATGGCGTTCGATCATCGAAAATACGCCTCATCTGCATGTATGGCAGGACACCGTTACGCAGCTTTTTTTCCAAGACGGTGAGGTAGCTGGCGTAAAAACCCGTATGGGGGTTGAGTTTACCGCCAAATCGGTTGTTCTGACCAACGGAACATTCCTTAACGGGCTGATTCACATCGGCAGCGTACAAATAGGCGGCGGACGCATGTCGGAACCGGCCTCTTTCGGGATGACGGAACAATTGCAAGCAATCGGATTTAAAACCGACAGGATGAAAACGGGTACGCCTGTACGCATAGACGGTAGAAGCGTTGATTTTTCACTGCTGGAAGAACAAAAGGGGGACGATGATTTTCACAAATTCTCCTATTTGGATAACATTCAGCGTGAACTCACCCAACGCAGTTGCTGGATAACGTATACCTCGGAAGCCGTGCACAACCTGCTTCGGGAAGGCTTGAATGATTCACCGCTCTATAACGGCCAGATCCAAAGTATCGGACCGCGTTATTGTCCAAGCATCGAGACCAAGATCGTCACGTTTTCAGACAAAACGAGCCATCAGCTCTTTCTTGAACCGGAAGGCGAAACCACCCACGAATACTACCTCAATGGATTCTCCTCTTCCCTACCCCTGCAAATTCAGCTAAACGCACTTCAAGCTGTTCCCGCTTTCAAGAACGTACATATTTTCCGGCCGGGATATGCTATCGAGTACGATTTCTTCGATCCTCGCCAGCTCAATCCGACACTTGAAACAAAACGGGTGAAGAACCTGTTTTTTGCCGGACAGATCAACGGCACTACCGGCTACGAGGAAGCGGGGGGACAAGGCATTGTAGCCGGAATAAACGCCCACATCAATTGCCACGGCGGGAATCCTTTCACGCTTCGCAGGGATGAAGCCTATATCGGTGTACTGATTGACGACCTCATCACAAAAGGAGTGGATGAACCGTACAGAATGTTTACGTCCCGCGCCGAATACCGTATCCTGCTTCGCCAGGACAATGCCGACGAACGACTCACACAACGTGCTTACGACCTTGGGCTCGCCTCTTCCGAAAGAATGATTTTACTGGCAGAGAAACGAAAAGAAGTGGACAGGATTATCGATTTTGTACGCAGCTTTTCCATCAAGGCAGACCGCATAAACCCATACTTGGAGGCCTTAAATACGGCGCCGTTAAAGCATGGCGTGAAGCTTATCGATCTGCTTACCCGCCCGCATATCGACCTGGAAACAATGTCCAGGGAGATTACCCCTTTAAAGGAGCTGTTGTCGAACATCAAAAACCGAAAGGAAGAAATCATTGAATCTGCCGATATAAAAATAAAGTACGAGGGCTATATCAAACGTGAAAAGTTGATGGCCGATAAGATAAACCGGCTGGAAGATATCCGGATCAAAGACAAGTTCAACTACAACGGGATTCAATCCTTATCAACCGAAGCGCGGCAAAAACTAACGTCTATCAACCCCGAAACCATTGCACAGGCCAGCCGAATCCCCGGAGTATCCCCGAACGACATATCGGTTTTACTTGTGCTTCTGGGAAGATAG
- the ybeY gene encoding rRNA maturation RNase YbeY has translation MAITFQADKINFPKIRKGDIKNWIKRVAASYGKTIGEVNYLFCTDDKILEVNTQYLSHDFYTDIITFDYSEGDKISGDIIISLETVRTNSQKYSTDFTEELHRVIIHGILHMCGIDDKSETASLNMRKAENQALEQINPQ, from the coding sequence ATGGCAATTACATTTCAGGCTGACAAAATCAATTTTCCGAAGATCAGGAAAGGCGATATTAAAAATTGGATTAAACGTGTTGCCGCCAGCTACGGCAAAACAATCGGCGAGGTCAATTATCTGTTTTGTACGGATGATAAAATTCTCGAGGTAAACACCCAATATCTTTCCCACGATTTTTACACCGACATTATCACGTTCGACTATTCGGAAGGAGATAAAATATCGGGCGATATCATTATCAGCTTAGAGACGGTCCGCACTAATTCACAAAAGTATAGCACCGATTTTACGGAAGAACTACATCGTGTTATTATTCACGGAATCCTCCACATGTGCGGGATTGATGATAAAAGCGAAACGGCTTCCCTCAATATGAGGAAGGCGGAAAACCAGGCTTTGGAACAAATAAACCCCCAATAA
- a CDS encoding helix-hairpin-helix domain-containing protein — translation MHWKDFLYYRKSEKLAVILLLILIVLTLILNLILSQRNSRGVIFTQNDSLVKVFEEFQRNLSLREGIDVLDSAHVVPQNEGRSNDGLRSKKLSEENSPDRDAPFPTAEKLDAGETILLNAADTAEWKKIPGIGSTFASRIVKYRNLLGGFVSVEQLREVYGIDNELFSRISPYIQADENFRKLRINELEFKELLRHPYLNYKQVRAIMNLRKKKGNIASIHELVMLDEFTSEDIFRIEPYLAF, via the coding sequence ATGCATTGGAAGGATTTTCTATATTATCGGAAAAGCGAGAAATTAGCGGTAATTCTGCTGCTTATCCTGATTGTGCTGACGCTGATTTTAAACCTGATACTCTCGCAACGCAACAGCCGGGGCGTCATTTTCACGCAAAACGATTCGCTGGTGAAAGTATTTGAAGAATTTCAGCGGAACCTTAGTTTGCGTGAAGGTATAGACGTTCTGGACTCAGCGCATGTTGTGCCGCAAAATGAAGGAAGGAGTAACGACGGGTTGCGATCCAAAAAACTTTCCGAAGAGAACAGTCCGGATCGCGATGCTCCCTTTCCTACAGCAGAAAAATTAGACGCAGGAGAAACGATCCTTTTGAATGCTGCTGATACGGCTGAATGGAAAAAGATCCCGGGAATAGGCAGTACCTTCGCTTCGCGGATTGTGAAGTATCGGAATCTACTGGGGGGATTTGTCTCGGTAGAGCAACTCAGGGAGGTTTATGGGATTGACAACGAACTATTTTCAAGGATCTCGCCGTATATCCAAGCTGACGAAAACTTCAGAAAGCTTCGGATTAACGAGTTGGAATTTAAGGAACTATTAAGGCATCCTTACCTCAATTACAAACAGGTACGAGCCATTATGAACCTGCGGAAAAAGAAAGGAAATATTGCTTCCATCCATGAATTGGTTATGTTGGATGAATTTACCTCGGAAGATATTTTTCGGATTGAACCCTATCTGGCATTTTGA
- the pbpC gene encoding penicillin-binding protein 1C, protein MIDKFLSLKRWEKATLIIGFILMMGYAFSLPDPLFDASYSTLVSDRNGELLGARIASDGQWRFPPTDSIPDKYKTCLMAFEDRYFRYHPGVNPLSLGRAMVQNIKAGRVVSGGSTLTMQTVRLMRKNKRTYFEKFIEIILATRLELSYSKKRIIALYASHAPMGGNVVGIDAAAWRYFGHGARSLSWAESATLAVLPNSPSLMHFGRNRDALLTKRNRLLQKLLDNGTISETDYRLATAEPLPENPHSLPQIAPHLVTRLYLSQPGTHVQSTIDKSLQLQADNVLERWNTEFSQNHILNLAALIVDLEKNEVISYIGNVNFGKQQSGNQVDIIQSSRSTGSILKPFLYCAMLQEGALLPGELLPDIPINVGGFSPKNFSLQYDGAVHANEALARSLNVPSVVSLRRYGVPKFYDFLKKAGLTTLNRPADYYGLSLILGGAEGTLWEVANAYADMANAVRTVAPRKEEFSLVHEGQDYRGGRVNAFTDAGAAWLTLEALTNVNRPEEIDWQFIPSMRRVAWKTGTSFGFRDAWAVGVTPKYLVAVWTGNASGEGRPGLTGARTSARVMFDLFNLLPPTSWFETPYNHLTEVVVCRESGCLVGLHCPPSSADTVFAPAKAVQGSVCNYHQRVHVSEDERYRVYEHCAVGRGIRPVSWFVLPPSWEWYYKQQHPTYRSLPPFSPECSDGASGEVMQFIYPYPNSVIKITRQLDGSRGKAVFELAHRNPSARVFWHLDNEYLGETADVHQMELSPESGAHGLTVVDEMGNSLTIRFKVDETAMRS, encoded by the coding sequence ATGATTGACAAATTTCTATCTTTAAAACGATGGGAAAAAGCAACCTTGATTATCGGTTTTATACTGATGATGGGGTATGCTTTTTCCCTTCCCGATCCCTTGTTCGATGCATCATACAGTACGTTAGTCTCTGACCGGAACGGTGAATTGTTGGGTGCACGCATTGCGTCGGACGGGCAGTGGCGGTTTCCGCCAACCGATAGTATTCCCGATAAATACAAAACCTGTCTGATGGCGTTTGAAGACCGCTATTTTCGGTATCATCCGGGAGTGAATCCGTTGTCGTTGGGGCGTGCGATGGTGCAAAATATCAAAGCGGGCAGGGTAGTGAGCGGCGGAAGTACCCTCACGATGCAAACCGTACGATTAATGCGGAAAAACAAACGCACCTACTTCGAGAAATTTATTGAAATTATTCTCGCCACGCGATTGGAACTGTCGTACTCCAAAAAACGAATTATCGCGCTATACGCTTCCCACGCACCGATGGGGGGAAATGTGGTGGGAATTGATGCCGCCGCGTGGCGGTATTTCGGTCACGGCGCGCGGTCGTTGTCGTGGGCCGAATCTGCCACTCTAGCTGTTCTGCCTAATTCACCGTCGTTAATGCATTTCGGCAGGAACAGGGATGCGTTACTCACGAAACGAAATCGTTTGCTGCAAAAATTGCTTGACAACGGCACGATTTCCGAAACCGATTATCGATTAGCCACCGCCGAGCCGCTACCCGAAAACCCACATTCGTTGCCACAAATCGCCCCTCATTTGGTCACACGGCTTTATTTGTCTCAACCCGGAACGCATGTGCAATCCACTATCGACAAAAGCTTGCAACTCCAAGCCGATAATGTGCTGGAGCGATGGAACACCGAGTTTTCGCAGAACCATATCCTGAACCTCGCCGCGCTGATTGTCGATTTGGAAAAAAACGAAGTCATTTCGTATATCGGTAACGTAAACTTCGGCAAACAACAATCAGGAAATCAAGTGGATATTATTCAATCGTCGCGAAGTACGGGCAGTATCCTCAAACCTTTTCTTTACTGTGCCATGTTACAGGAGGGCGCACTGTTACCGGGTGAGTTATTGCCCGATATACCGATAAATGTTGGCGGTTTTTCGCCCAAAAACTTCAGTTTGCAATACGACGGAGCAGTTCATGCAAATGAGGCGCTGGCACGCTCGTTGAACGTTCCGTCTGTAGTCTCGCTGCGCCGGTATGGAGTGCCGAAATTTTACGATTTTCTGAAAAAAGCCGGATTGACAACGCTTAACCGCCCGGCCGACTATTACGGACTTTCGCTTATTCTGGGCGGTGCTGAAGGGACACTTTGGGAAGTGGCAAACGCGTATGCGGATATGGCGAACGCCGTAAGGACGGTTGCTCCCCGTAAGGAGGAATTTTCACTGGTGCATGAAGGTCAGGATTATAGGGGAGGACGGGTAAACGCCTTTACGGATGCTGGAGCGGCGTGGTTGACATTGGAAGCGCTGACCAACGTCAACCGCCCCGAAGAGATCGACTGGCAGTTTATCCCTTCGATGCGGAGGGTAGCGTGGAAAACAGGAACGAGTTTCGGCTTCCGCGATGCCTGGGCAGTGGGTGTTACACCGAAATATCTTGTGGCGGTATGGACAGGGAATGCGAGTGGCGAAGGCCGTCCCGGACTGACTGGTGCGCGTACATCGGCGCGGGTGATGTTTGATTTGTTCAACTTGTTGCCGCCCACTTCCTGGTTCGAGACACCTTATAATCATCTGACCGAGGTTGTTGTTTGCCGGGAGAGCGGATGCCTCGTGGGATTGCATTGTCCGCCTTCATCGGCAGATACTGTTTTTGCTCCGGCAAAAGCGGTGCAGGGAAGCGTCTGCAATTATCACCAACGGGTGCATGTTTCGGAAGATGAGCGTTACCGGGTTTATGAACATTGTGCTGTAGGCAGGGGAATTCGCCCGGTTTCGTGGTTTGTGTTGCCTCCGTCGTGGGAGTGGTATTACAAACAACAACACCCTACATACCGGTCGCTTCCGCCTTTTTCGCCTGAATGTAGCGATGGCGCATCGGGAGAGGTGATGCAGTTTATCTACCCTTATCCCAACTCAGTCATCAAAATAACCAGGCAACTGGATGGTTCGCGTGGAAAAGCGGTTTTCGAACTTGCTCACCGAAACCCTTCGGCACGGGTGTTCTGGCACTTGGACAATGAATACCTCGGTGAAACAGCGGATGTTCATCAGATGGAGCTTTCACCCGAATCGGGTGCACATGGGTTGACGGTGGTGGATGAAATGGGAAATTCGTTGACAATCAGGTTTAAGGTGGACGAAACTGCCATGCGCTCGTGA
- a CDS encoding ATP-binding cassette domain-containing protein: MKHTMEISGMRLLFDERLILSDVYMKIETGDTVGLLGRNGCGKTCLMRGVYGTLECEKSVIIDNISVYEAYKKPSLIRYLPQHHFIPKYLTLKRVFRDFAVDFERFTEFFPVFQLWENTKIGHLSGGMHRLVELYVIIKSDAKFILLDEPFTHISPVQIETIQSIIDEERSCKGFLITDHLFKRIQESCNQVYLLLNRKIHYVENEDDLKKMGYLF, translated from the coding sequence ATGAAACACACGATGGAAATAAGTGGAATGCGGTTGTTATTTGACGAAAGACTTATCCTTTCGGATGTTTACATGAAAATTGAAACCGGAGATACCGTTGGATTATTAGGCCGAAACGGATGTGGGAAAACGTGCTTGATGCGCGGTGTTTACGGCACATTGGAGTGTGAAAAATCCGTTATTATCGATAATATCTCAGTTTATGAAGCCTACAAAAAACCCAGTTTAATACGATACCTTCCGCAACACCATTTCATTCCGAAATATCTTACGTTGAAACGGGTCTTTCGTGATTTTGCTGTCGATTTTGAACGTTTTACAGAATTTTTTCCGGTATTTCAGCTTTGGGAAAACACAAAAATCGGACATCTTTCCGGTGGAATGCATCGATTGGTGGAACTGTACGTTATCATCAAATCCGATGCAAAATTCATATTACTCGATGAGCCTTTCACACACATCAGCCCCGTACAGATCGAAACTATTCAGTCCATCATCGATGAAGAGCGTTCCTGCAAAGGGTTTCTGATTACCGACCACCTTTTCAAACGCATTCAAGAATCTTGCAATCAAGTATATTTGCTCTTAAACAGAAAAATCCACTACGTAGAAAATGAAGATGATTTGAAAAAAATGGGGTATTTATTTTGA